The Blautia hydrogenotrophica DSM 10507 genome window below encodes:
- a CDS encoding ERCC4 domain-containing protein — protein sequence MNCHSKMNIFEQKEVLKTFEILVDTREQDTEKSRKRYEEFGVPYTKKTLSYGDYTYNLILPNGTKLYDNSETISPICAVERKMNLDELAGCFTRSRQRFQREFERALDNHCRIYLLCENSNWENLLNGKYRSKFHPKAFAASTIAWMIRYNLNVIFCKEETSGKLIKEVLYRDAKERLERGEFDG from the coding sequence ATGAATTGCCATTCTAAAATGAACATTTTTGAGCAAAAAGAAGTCTTAAAAACGTTTGAAATATTGGTAGATACAAGGGAGCAGGATACCGAAAAAAGCAGAAAAAGGTATGAAGAATTTGGTGTTCCATACACAAAAAAAACTTTGTCTTATGGGGATTATACATACAATTTAATTCTTCCAAATGGTACTAAATTATATGATAATTCGGAAACAATAAGCCCTATTTGTGCCGTGGAAAGGAAGATGAATTTGGACGAACTGGCAGGCTGTTTTACACGCAGCCGCCAGCGATTCCAGAGAGAATTTGAAAGAGCTTTGGACAATCATTGTAGGATATATTTGTTATGCGAAAACTCTAATTGGGAGAACTTGTTGAACGGAAAATACCGCAGTAAATTCCACCCAAAAGCATTCGCAGCGTCTACAATAGCGTGGATGATTAGATATAACTTAAATGTCATTTTTTGCAAAGAAGAAACATCAGGAAAGCTTATCAAAGAAGTCCTCTACAGGGATGCTAAAGAGAGATTGGAAAGAGGTGAATTTGATGGCTAA
- a CDS encoding ATP-binding protein: protein MSKVICIAGESGSGKTTSMRNLDPKTTLYIDCDKKGLSWKGWKQQYNTENKNYIKTDFVQQVLIALKKLETDWKDKKVVVIDTLNGLMIADEMRRSKEKGYDKWVDLAACVWDLVCYAYELRDDLTVIFTAHTQTDHDEAGYMFTRIKTSGKKLDKIVLESKFTTVLLSKCVDGKYLFETQAKNSTAKSPLGAFESFEIENDIVKVIEALEEF, encoded by the coding sequence GTGTCAAAAGTAATCTGCATTGCAGGGGAATCTGGTTCCGGCAAAACAACGAGTATGCGGAATTTAGACCCCAAAACGACGTTGTACATAGACTGTGATAAAAAGGGGCTGTCGTGGAAGGGATGGAAGCAGCAGTATAACACAGAAAACAAGAATTATATCAAGACAGATTTTGTACAGCAAGTGCTTATTGCATTAAAAAAGCTGGAAACAGACTGGAAGGATAAAAAAGTAGTTGTTATTGATACTCTTAACGGGCTTATGATAGCGGACGAAATGCGTCGGAGTAAGGAAAAAGGGTATGACAAATGGGTTGATCTAGCCGCTTGTGTCTGGGATTTAGTATGCTATGCCTATGAATTACGAGACGATCTGACAGTAATTTTTACAGCCCATACCCAGACAGACCATGACGAAGCAGGCTATATGTTTACTCGCATTAAAACATCCGGGAAGAAGCTGGACAAGATTGTGCTGGAAAGTAAGTTTACTACGGTACTTCTGTCAAAGTGTGTGGATGGGAAATACCTTTTTGAGACCCAGGCGAAGAATAGCACGGCCAAGAGTCCCCTAGGAGCTTTCGAAAGTTTTGAAATTGAAAATGATATTGTAAAAGTAATTGAAGCATTGGAGGAATTTTAG
- a CDS encoding helix-turn-helix domain-containing protein, with protein sequence MVEPYKPLYTVREASRVLMMSISDTYALINSGELPYLLLGSKKIRGSDLERFIESYKPEEINHEKTTEGPR encoded by the coding sequence ATGGTAGAGCCGTATAAACCGCTTTATACAGTGAGAGAAGCATCAAGAGTTTTAATGATGAGTATATCAGATACTTATGCACTTATCAATTCAGGGGAACTTCCCTATTTGCTGTTAGGCAGCAAAAAGATTAGAGGCAGTGATCTTGAAAGATTTATTGAGTCTTACAAACCGGAGGAAATAAACCATGAGAAAACTACTGAAGGACCCCGCTAG
- a CDS encoding helix-turn-helix domain-containing protein produces the protein MYEKFAELLEKTNKTAYQVSKDTGIGENIFSYWKAGRSKPKVDKLKILADYFGVSIEYFLEEKAVDMKEEL, from the coding sequence TTGTACGAAAAATTTGCTGAATTATTGGAGAAAACCAACAAAACAGCTTACCAGGTATCTAAAGATACAGGAATTGGTGAAAATATCTTTTCTTATTGGAAGGCAGGGAGGAGTAAACCAAAAGTCGACAAGCTCAAAATCTTAGCTGATTACTTCGGAGTATCTATCGAATATTTTCTCGAAGAGAAGGCAGTAGACATGAAGGAGGAGTTGTAA
- a CDS encoding helix-turn-helix domain-containing protein → MYEVFEKLLQKFGVTTYQVSKATGISQSTFSNWKQRRNLISGDKAKIIADYFGVTVDYLMKGEDTETKYYLNEETAKVAQEIFENKELRVLFDAARDANPEDLRTTYDMLMALKRKEQNTDDDTGC, encoded by the coding sequence ATGTATGAGGTTTTTGAGAAATTACTACAAAAATTTGGTGTTACTACTTATCAAGTCTCAAAAGCTACAGGAATCAGCCAATCCACATTTAGTAATTGGAAGCAAAGAAGAAATTTGATAAGCGGAGACAAAGCCAAAATAATAGCTGATTATTTCGGAGTTACTGTTGATTACTTAATGAAAGGAGAGGATACAGAAACAAAATATTATTTAAATGAAGAAACCGCCAAAGTAGCTCAGGAAATCTTCGAAAATAAAGAACTCCGTGTTTTATTTGATGCCGCTCGTGATGCTAATCCGGAAGATTTACGCACTACTTATGATATGCTTATGGCTCTAAAAAGAAAGGAGCAGAATACCGATGACGATACAGGATGTTAA
- a CDS encoding AAA family ATPase, with product MFIELQLDDFRISKNQKIKLGKAITAIAGHNATGKSTILGILGNSSELKSKYGTTITDKQFKTEFSELFKGSKIHDKASGSIGFIEYHHPAFTDPMKIGLRVTWQK from the coding sequence ATGTTTATTGAGTTGCAATTAGATGATTTCCGCATTTCTAAAAATCAAAAAATAAAACTTGGAAAGGCTATAACCGCAATCGCAGGGCATAATGCAACAGGTAAGTCTACAATTCTTGGAATTTTAGGGAATTCAAGTGAACTAAAAAGTAAATACGGAACAACTATCACCGATAAGCAATTCAAAACCGAATTTTCTGAGTTATTTAAAGGATCAAAAATCCATGATAAAGCGAGTGGAAGCATAGGATTTATTGAGTATCATCATCCTGCATTTACTGATCCCATGAAAATTGGTCTACGTGTAACTTGGCAAAAATGA
- a CDS encoding Abi family protein gives MKNDKFFLTYNQQMRKLRNDKNIICNGSLDKKILVRAGYFNIVNGYKNPFISGCDAGGNHIYISGTSLSQLQSVKKFDEQLRSFLLRYITQVEEETRTLSGYKFDECNDNGNIPWYDTTAYNPRKSLQDKMNVISKAYSELSKSKLDYVKFYMENHKQIPTWIMFKVVNFSTFIDLINVSKMDVSHSLCHLYGLTDKKGLSNVKLLIGSLHWMRTIRNSCAHNERIYCLTRKPDKSRNSGRVLESYFRMLGNNYTRDLEQKVFDLIVYFKYYLPQREYKAFISELKTMLNDLQSKIHPHAFKTIRGQIGIKHLNDLDRLLSFPKNEIEYNKFDK, from the coding sequence ATGAAGAATGACAAATTCTTTTTAACTTATAATCAGCAAATGAGAAAACTTAGAAATGATAAAAATATTATCTGTAATGGTTCGTTAGATAAGAAAATTTTAGTGCGTGCTGGTTATTTCAATATTGTAAATGGATATAAAAATCCGTTCATTAGCGGTTGTGATGCCGGCGGAAATCACATATATATTTCCGGCACATCATTAAGTCAGCTACAATCTGTAAAAAAGTTTGATGAACAGTTACGTTCTTTCCTTTTGCGCTATATTACTCAAGTAGAGGAAGAAACTAGAACACTATCAGGTTATAAGTTTGACGAATGTAATGATAATGGAAATATTCCTTGGTATGATACAACTGCTTATAATCCAAGAAAATCTTTACAAGATAAAATGAACGTTATTTCAAAAGCTTATAGTGAGTTGAGCAAAAGCAAACTTGATTATGTAAAGTTTTATATGGAAAATCATAAGCAGATTCCTACTTGGATTATGTTTAAAGTTGTAAATTTTTCCACCTTTATAGATTTAATAAATGTTAGCAAAATGGATGTTTCGCATTCGTTGTGTCATCTTTATGGATTAACAGATAAAAAAGGACTATCTAACGTAAAACTGTTAATCGGGAGTCTTCATTGGATGCGGACAATAAGAAACTCCTGCGCCCATAATGAACGTATTTACTGTTTAACTAGAAAACCAGATAAATCTCGAAATTCGGGCAGAGTTCTCGAAAGTTATTTTCGTATGCTTGGTAATAATTATACTAGGGATCTGGAACAAAAAGTATTTGATTTAATAGTATATTTCAAATATTACCTTCCTCAAAGAGAATACAAAGCGTTCATTTCTGAGCTGAAAACTATGTTAAATGATTTACAATCTAAAATCCATCCACATGCTTTTAAGACAATACGCGGACAAATTGGTATCAAACATCTAAATGATTTAGATAGGTTGCTTTCCTTTCCGAAAAACGAGATAGAATATAATAAATTTGATAAGTAG
- a CDS encoding KilA-N domain-containing protein, with protein sequence MKINANGTEISVILNQGNTRDYISLTDIAKRKNTDDPRIVISNWMSSYSTIDFLATWESLYNPNFNRMEFQTVRSEPGRLIMTPKQWIERMSAIGITSHAGRYGGTYAHSDIAFEFASWISPEFKLYIIKDYQRLKLEESKRLEIGWDTKRELSKINYRIHTDAIKEFLITPELTKQEKSYKYATEADILNMALFGKTAKQWREETGNKKLNMRDFASVEQLIVLVNLESLNADLIRQGLPTEERVQKLRSVAYYQLKSLENSNAANRLKENIKKQIEQK encoded by the coding sequence ATGAAAATAAATGCAAACGGAACTGAAATATCTGTAATATTAAATCAGGGTAATACGCGCGATTACATTTCCCTTACCGATATTGCCAAACGGAAAAACACAGATGACCCAAGAATTGTAATATCTAACTGGATGAGTTCTTATTCAACAATAGATTTCCTGGCAACTTGGGAAAGTTTATATAATCCTAATTTTAACCGTATGGAATTCCAGACGGTTAGAAGTGAACCTGGGCGCCTAATTATGACACCGAAACAATGGATAGAGCGTATGTCCGCTATTGGTATTACATCACATGCCGGCCGATACGGTGGTACTTATGCTCATTCAGATATAGCGTTTGAATTTGCTTCGTGGATATCCCCGGAATTTAAACTATACATAATAAAGGATTACCAACGACTTAAGCTAGAAGAGTCCAAACGTCTTGAAATCGGATGGGATACGAAAAGGGAACTATCAAAAATCAATTATCGCATCCACACAGATGCAATAAAAGAATTTCTCATTACTCCAGAACTTACAAAGCAAGAGAAAAGTTATAAATATGCCACAGAAGCAGACATATTGAATATGGCTTTGTTTGGAAAAACAGCAAAGCAATGGAGAGAAGAAACTGGAAATAAAAAATTAAATATGCGTGATTTTGCCAGCGTAGAACAACTCATTGTCTTGGTAAATCTTGAGAGCTTAAACGCTGACTTAATTCGTCAGGGGCTTCCAACTGAAGAAAGAGTACAGAAATTAAGAAGTGTGGCTTATTATCAGTTGAAATCATTGGAAAACAGCAATGCTGCCAACCGATTGAAAGAAAACATAAAGAAACAAATTGAGCAAAAATAA
- a CDS encoding tyrosine-type recombinase/integrase, with amino-acid sequence MGELRTRKRGKTWEYSFEGAKIDGKRKPISKGGFRTKADALNAGIKAKAEYDSGGRVFTPSAISLSDYLDYWYKRYASKLTYKTQDTYKNHIRLHIKPYLGSYRISSLEPDVIQEWVDEVLHSQKKLARQSIANILGVLSGALNYAVQPLRYIRSNPCIYVKIPDIKVDKKAKDHTDFVLSKEDWKQIKEYFSSAPESHSYLFFPLIVGYHTGERIGEIFGTDLLADYNPVRHTLSVSHQLQKQKGILLYTNPKYDSFRINKIDSLLEAEIQKELKRRECDRLRYREYYKNTYLLPDNTIVQLPADSQVPDSYQEIWPLGVKQDGTILTTEHAKHMSRIVKDKVGIELFHPHCLRHTHGTILAQSGASPKTIMERLGHKNIKVTMERYVFNTEEMQNQAVSLFENAIK; translated from the coding sequence ATGGGTGAACTACGAACACGAAAGAGAGGAAAGACCTGGGAATACAGCTTCGAAGGAGCCAAAATTGACGGAAAAAGAAAACCAATATCCAAGGGCGGATTCCGCACCAAAGCAGACGCCCTAAATGCGGGCATAAAAGCAAAGGCAGAATACGACAGCGGCGGACGCGTCTTCACTCCCTCTGCAATCAGCCTGTCGGATTACCTGGACTACTGGTACAAAAGATATGCCAGCAAATTAACATACAAGACACAGGATACCTACAAAAATCATATCCGTCTGCATATCAAGCCCTACCTGGGCAGTTACCGGATTTCCAGCCTGGAACCGGATGTTATCCAGGAATGGGTGGATGAGGTCCTTCACTCACAAAAAAAGCTTGCAAGACAGTCCATTGCAAACATTCTGGGAGTACTGTCAGGAGCTTTAAACTATGCCGTACAGCCTTTAAGGTACATACGCAGCAATCCTTGTATCTATGTAAAAATACCGGATATTAAGGTGGACAAGAAAGCCAAAGACCATACGGACTTTGTTCTCTCAAAAGAAGACTGGAAGCAAATTAAAGAATATTTCTCTTCTGCTCCTGAGAGTCATTCGTATCTCTTCTTTCCTCTGATTGTCGGATACCATACCGGGGAGAGAATCGGAGAGATCTTCGGCACAGATCTGCTTGCTGACTACAATCCTGTTCGGCATACTTTGTCTGTCTCGCATCAGCTCCAAAAACAGAAGGGAATTCTGCTGTACACAAATCCAAAGTATGATTCCTTCCGGATAAACAAAATTGATTCCTTACTCGAGGCTGAAATCCAAAAAGAACTAAAAAGAAGGGAATGTGATCGGCTGCGCTACAGGGAATACTATAAAAATACCTACCTGCTGCCGGACAACACAATCGTCCAGCTGCCCGCGGACTCTCAGGTGCCTGACAGTTACCAGGAGATCTGGCCGCTCGGTGTAAAACAAGACGGTACCATCCTGACCACTGAACATGCGAAGCATATGTCCAGAATCGTCAAAGACAAGGTCGGCATAGAATTATTCCATCCACACTGCCTGCGTCACACACACGGCACCATTCTGGCCCAGAGCGGCGCTTCGCCAAAGACCATCATGGAACGCCTCGGACATAAGAATATCAAAGTCACAATGGAGCGGTACGTGTTCAATACAGAAGAGATGCAGAACCAGGCAGTCTCCCTGTTTGAAAACGCCATAAAATAG
- a CDS encoding PucR family transcriptional regulator, whose amino-acid sequence MISNQVLQNTLEGLKEISRTEFCVIDTEGKVLASTFTDYVINQVDVQAFANSQADSQLVKGYQYFKVCDDHQLEYILVVHGEDEDTYMVGKLAAFQIQNLIVAYKERFDKDSFIKNLLLDNLLLVDIYNRAKKLHIEADVPRVVLILETMQEKDHNSIESVKCLFGGKSKDFITAVDEKSIIIVKELAENEGYAEMDRLSETILTTLGLNKQPGTHIAYGTIVKELKEVSRSYKEARMALDVGKIFFGEREVIAYSSLGIGRLIYQLPIPLCKMFIKEIFENKSPDDFDEETLVTIDKFFENSLNVSETSRQLYIHRNTLVYRLDKLQKSTGLDLRVFEDAITFKIALMVVRYMKYMETLEY is encoded by the coding sequence ATGATATCGAATCAGGTACTTCAGAATACGTTAGAGGGACTTAAAGAGATCTCTAGGACAGAATTTTGCGTAATTGACACAGAGGGAAAAGTGCTCGCTTCCACTTTTACAGATTATGTGATTAATCAGGTGGATGTGCAGGCATTTGCGAATTCACAGGCAGACAGCCAACTGGTAAAAGGGTATCAGTATTTCAAAGTTTGCGATGACCATCAGCTGGAGTATATTTTAGTGGTTCATGGAGAAGACGAGGATACATATATGGTGGGAAAGCTGGCTGCTTTTCAGATACAAAATCTGATAGTGGCTTATAAAGAGCGCTTTGACAAAGACAGCTTTATCAAAAACCTTCTGCTAGATAACCTGTTGCTGGTGGATATCTATAATCGAGCTAAAAAACTTCACATTGAGGCGGATGTGCCCAGAGTCGTTTTAATCCTAGAGACGATGCAGGAAAAAGATCACAATTCTATAGAAAGTGTAAAGTGCCTGTTTGGAGGAAAAAGTAAAGATTTTATCACTGCTGTGGACGAGAAGAGCATTATCATAGTTAAAGAGTTGGCGGAAAATGAGGGGTATGCGGAGATGGATAGACTCTCCGAAACCATTCTGACGACTCTTGGTCTAAATAAGCAGCCCGGAACACATATTGCCTATGGAACAATTGTAAAAGAGTTGAAGGAGGTCTCACGTTCTTACAAAGAGGCAAGGATGGCACTGGATGTAGGAAAGATCTTTTTCGGGGAGAGGGAGGTCATCGCGTACAGTTCTCTTGGAATAGGAAGACTGATCTATCAGTTGCCAATTCCCCTTTGCAAAATGTTTATTAAGGAAATCTTTGAGAACAAGTCGCCGGATGACTTTGACGAGGAGACATTGGTGACGATTGATAAATTTTTTGAGAATAGTCTGAATGTGTCTGAGACATCAAGGCAGTTGTATATTCACAGGAACACTCTTGTGTATCGTTTAGATAAATTACAGAAGAGTACGGGACTGGATCTGAGAGTGTTCGAGGATGCGATAACGTTTAAAATTGCTTTGATGGTAGTACGTTATATGAAGTATATGGAGACCTTGGAGTACTAA
- a CDS encoding MFS transporter, which translates to MSMKQSKLKLPITLLSLGACWSIVYLIPFIQYIWYDPFQEFIGATNTQLGLLITVYGFGNVFGAPIGGWLADRFNYKYIYVASVFLNGVFSLLFVLNPTYTFAFLMWIGFAVASLFLNYPTHIKIVRDLTTDENQGKIFGMNETCIGIFNIIFNAVMMLLYVKFMEGIAGMKAAIIGIAILSFVLTVLIAFVLDNPKEKLAKKAAEATEKTSFLKDAKVIVKSPATWLVALNVFAVYSFLNTLTYFTPYFTDVLGVTVVFTGWVAIARQHGMTLVGAPVGGFLSDLVKSPSKVLLGVYAVGVLGLIYLIQAGEGVGAAFLIALTLIMSAAVYIGRGSYYATVTEAGVSREYTASTIGLVAAVGFSPDLFQFTMYGHWLDNYGNVAYTYIFIFQTIVLIVGALSAAGILFLKKKHTVNSFNSSEGVA; encoded by the coding sequence ATGTCAATGAAACAAAGCAAACTGAAACTTCCAATCACTCTGTTATCTTTAGGCGCATGTTGGTCAATCGTCTATCTGATACCATTTATTCAATATATTTGGTACGATCCTTTTCAAGAATTCATCGGAGCCACCAACACTCAGCTTGGTCTTTTAATTACGGTTTACGGCTTCGGAAATGTTTTCGGAGCTCCCATTGGCGGTTGGTTGGCTGACCGTTTTAATTACAAGTACATTTATGTTGCTTCTGTATTTCTAAACGGTGTTTTTTCACTTTTATTTGTCTTAAATCCGACCTACACCTTCGCTTTCCTAATGTGGATTGGATTCGCAGTAGCAAGTTTATTCTTAAACTACCCTACTCATATTAAAATCGTACGGGACTTGACCACAGACGAAAACCAAGGAAAAATCTTTGGTATGAATGAAACCTGTATCGGTATCTTTAATATTATTTTTAATGCCGTGATGATGCTCTTGTACGTAAAATTTATGGAAGGAATTGCCGGGATGAAAGCTGCAATTATCGGCATCGCTATTCTCTCTTTCGTTTTGACAGTCCTGATTGCCTTCGTGCTGGATAACCCCAAAGAAAAGCTTGCGAAAAAAGCTGCTGAGGCGACAGAAAAAACCAGCTTCTTAAAAGACGCCAAGGTGATTGTGAAATCTCCCGCGACCTGGCTGGTAGCCTTAAATGTATTCGCAGTATATTCCTTCTTGAATACACTAACTTATTTTACTCCATATTTCACCGATGTTTTAGGAGTTACCGTTGTCTTCACCGGATGGGTAGCCATCGCCAGACAACACGGCATGACTTTGGTAGGCGCACCTGTAGGCGGTTTTCTCTCTGACCTTGTCAAATCACCGTCAAAAGTTCTATTAGGTGTCTATGCCGTCGGCGTCTTAGGACTGATCTATCTGATTCAGGCTGGTGAAGGCGTAGGCGCAGCATTCCTAATTGCTCTGACTTTGATTATGTCCGCTGCCGTATATATTGGACGCGGCTCCTACTACGCAACGGTCACGGAGGCAGGTGTCTCCCGTGAATACACCGCTTCTACTATCGGCTTGGTAGCAGCAGTTGGTTTCTCCCCCGACCTTTTCCAGTTCACCATGTATGGACACTGGCTAGATAATTATGGAAATGTTGCTTATACCTACATTTTCATATTCCAAACTATCGTGTTGATCGTTGGAGCCTTATCTGCTGCTGGCATCTTGTTCCTAAAAAAGAAACATACAGTTAATTCGTTTAATTCCTCTGAAGGAGTAGCCTAA
- a CDS encoding cobaltochelatase CobT-related protein translates to MQETILDDYQLEMENRIRNLLWTVSGDYTLEMKPNVETFLRSKSLALYDGIKQGAFAKYYDKDLLGMYLVKKIFLQGLETPLTAIAQLCIEEAIGEKIVRERPGIVRIRLQAFQDMIDQEFEVLAKSPLGRLKFALLKEKVQGSYFVERQIREWMEQVYEAGDAKDTMELIVIIDRLYNQIVDPWFERQHGTLQTVMAVTLEELTEYSWEDFLSEEMYEEALESYVQKITENMTNLEENQVTQEMEEKRRVKNKITVLDPAVLERSYTYVELNYGRTYLNPLEEKRLNYHLCRDIHSDCSLYFTQGILKNPVKRNYQLEYAKKQKDKNLWTYHDKHRIVKRNISLLTEMLRKSLVLRSESVQVLSDRGEIIPSRLWRVGRSTDAKVFRRELKADSSEFVVDVLMDASGSQRSRQGDVALQGYIISEALSNAQIPHRVMSFCTFWDYTILHRFRDYDDDRKANANLFEYNTSSNNRDGLAIKAAGYELLQRDEEKKIMIILSDGKPYDVIVNRPNARNPQPYQGKYAVRDTGFEVRKLRNMGVSVLGVFAGEEKDLATEKKIFGKDFAYIREITNFSKIVGRYLTKQLEADS, encoded by the coding sequence ATGCAGGAAACCATTTTAGACGATTATCAGCTGGAAATGGAAAATCGAATCCGCAATCTGCTTTGGACAGTCAGCGGAGATTATACGCTGGAGATGAAACCGAATGTAGAGACTTTCTTGCGTTCGAAGTCTCTTGCCCTTTATGACGGAATTAAACAGGGAGCTTTTGCCAAATATTACGACAAAGATCTACTGGGAATGTATCTGGTCAAGAAAATTTTCTTACAGGGTCTGGAAACTCCTCTGACGGCGATTGCGCAGCTTTGTATAGAGGAGGCGATCGGGGAAAAGATTGTCAGGGAGAGGCCTGGAATTGTGAGAATCCGCCTACAAGCATTTCAGGATATGATTGACCAGGAATTCGAAGTCTTGGCTAAGAGTCCGCTGGGAAGGCTGAAGTTTGCGCTGCTGAAGGAAAAGGTTCAGGGAAGCTATTTCGTGGAGCGACAGATTCGTGAGTGGATGGAGCAGGTCTATGAGGCGGGAGATGCTAAGGATACCATGGAGCTAATTGTTATCATTGACCGGCTGTATAATCAGATTGTCGATCCCTGGTTTGAGCGCCAGCACGGTACGCTTCAGACAGTTATGGCTGTGACGCTAGAAGAGCTGACGGAATACAGTTGGGAGGATTTTCTCTCAGAAGAGATGTATGAGGAAGCTTTAGAGAGTTATGTTCAGAAAATCACAGAGAATATGACAAATCTAGAAGAGAATCAGGTTACCCAGGAGATGGAGGAGAAGCGCAGAGTCAAAAATAAGATTACAGTGCTGGATCCTGCGGTTTTGGAACGGTCTTATACTTATGTAGAGCTGAATTATGGGAGGACTTATCTAAACCCATTGGAGGAAAAACGTCTGAATTACCATTTGTGCCGGGATATTCACAGTGACTGCAGTCTGTATTTTACGCAAGGAATTTTAAAGAACCCGGTGAAGAGAAATTACCAGTTGGAGTATGCAAAGAAGCAGAAAGATAAGAATCTGTGGACCTACCATGACAAACATCGGATTGTAAAGAGAAATATTTCTTTGTTGACCGAGATGCTTCGAAAATCTCTAGTACTTCGCAGCGAGTCGGTTCAAGTTCTGTCAGACAGAGGGGAGATCATTCCCTCCCGCCTATGGAGAGTGGGACGTTCTACCGACGCGAAGGTGTTTCGAAGGGAGTTGAAAGCGGATTCCTCGGAGTTTGTGGTGGATGTGCTGATGGATGCCAGCGGTTCACAAAGAAGCAGACAAGGGGATGTGGCCCTCCAAGGCTACATTATCAGCGAAGCTTTGAGCAATGCCCAGATTCCCCATAGAGTTATGAGCTTTTGTACCTTCTGGGACTACACGATTTTGCATCGGTTCCGAGACTATGACGATGACAGAAAGGCCAATGCGAATTTGTTTGAATATAACACTTCATCCAACAACAGAGATGGTTTGGCGATCAAAGCCGCGGGGTATGAGCTGCTTCAGAGAGATGAGGAGAAAAAGATCATGATAATTCTCAGTGACGGAAAGCCTTACGATGTCATTGTAAACCGTCCGAATGCCAGAAATCCGCAGCCCTATCAAGGAAAGTATGCGGTCAGAGATACAGGATTTGAGGTGAGAAAACTGAGAAATATGGGAGTGAGTGTTCTAGGAGTGTTCGCGGGTGAGGAAAAGGATTTGGCGACGGAGAAGAAAATTTTTGGCAAGGATTTTGCCTATATCCGGGAGATCACGAACTTTTCCAAAATTGTCGGGAGGTATCTCACAAAACAACTGGAAGCTGATTCCTGA
- a CDS encoding AAA family ATPase produces MNQLKFLEDQNVSSGLIEAVRKFRKTYPVDEEVARRIVEPSIPFYGKDILEMAIAALLEGENLLLTGPKATGKNILAENLAYIFNRPTYNVSFHVNTNSGDLIGTDTFVNNEVQLRKGSIYQCAQYGGFGILDEINMAKNDAVSVLHATLDYRRSIDVPGYDKIDLHPAARFIGTMNYGYAGTKELNEALVSRFLVIDMPPQNEETLQFIFDQMFPSARQEAVQQFIGLFLDLQLKALNSEISTKALDLRGLLAAMRIVDAGLEPLKAVKMGIVNKTFDVFEKEIVEDVVMTRIPEEWTREQVYQD; encoded by the coding sequence ATGAATCAGTTAAAATTTTTGGAAGATCAAAATGTGAGTTCAGGGTTGATCGAAGCGGTGAGAAAGTTTCGGAAAACTTATCCGGTGGATGAGGAAGTGGCACGCCGGATCGTGGAACCGAGTATTCCTTTTTATGGAAAAGATATCCTGGAAATGGCGATTGCTGCTTTGCTGGAAGGAGAAAACTTATTGCTGACTGGGCCAAAAGCGACGGGAAAAAATATACTTGCTGAGAATCTGGCCTATATTTTTAACCGCCCTACCTACAACGTATCCTTTCACGTAAATACCAATAGCGGGGATTTGATCGGTACAGATACTTTTGTCAACAATGAGGTACAGCTCAGAAAAGGAAGTATCTATCAGTGTGCTCAGTATGGCGGTTTTGGAATCTTAGATGAGATTAATATGGCGAAAAATGATGCAGTTTCTGTGCTCCATGCGACTTTGGATTACCGTCGCAGCATCGACGTACCGGGATACGACAAGATTGATCTGCATCCAGCGGCCAGGTTTATCGGTACGATGAATTATGGATATGCGGGTACAAAAGAGCTGAATGAGGCGTTGGTCTCTAGATTTCTGGTGATTGACATGCCGCCTCAGAATGAAGAAACTTTGCAGTTTATCTTTGACCAGATGTTCCCGAGTGCGCGGCAGGAGGCTGTTCAACAGTTTATCGGTCTGTTTTTGGATCTTCAGCTGAAGGCTTTGAACAGTGAAATTTCTACAAAAGCTCTGGATTTGCGGGGACTTTTGGCTGCCATGCGCATTGTGGATGCGGGACTAGAACCTTTAAAAGCTGTGAAGATGGGGATTGTCAACAAGACTTTTGACGTCTTTGAAAAAGAGATCGTGGAGGATGTGGTGATGACACGAATCCCGGAGGAGTGGACTAGAGAACAGGTCTATCAGGACTAG